The Triticum aestivum cultivar Chinese Spring chromosome 7B, IWGSC CS RefSeq v2.1, whole genome shotgun sequence genome window below encodes:
- the LOC123159852 gene encoding E3 ubiquitin-protein ligase BOI-like, with the protein MASVDLQRLRHMLLTTGAGGGHHQLASAASMPASGPCYVAAAPSQRGHQPYADLFTLPLPRPPRTSAAAEQYSEFLAMAAADLAKKGVSHDGAQEMITKKRRRDEQSSMLGAADVLAAHALQQITDVDSILLKHARKMWTTLAEQRQSQTRLIVSAVEARAAKRLKAKDEEIERTRTMNWALEERLRNLFMEAQMWRDVAQSNEATANVLRGDLQRALDAQAVRGGQENDAESCCWGENQVPLCAEEEVGTPVVDERHATGAGRCKGCREGAAVVLLLPCRHLCVCAPCAAAAQVCPVCGSAKNGSICANFS; encoded by the exons ATGGCCTCGGTGGACCTGCAACGCCTGCGCCACATGTTACTCACCACCGGCGCCGGCGGCGGTCACcaccagctcgcctccgccgcttCTATGCCGGCCAGTGGGCCTTGTTATGTCGCTGCAGCGCCGAGCCAGCGGGGGCACCAGCCGTACGCGGACCTCTTCACGCTGCCGCTGCCACGGCCGCCCAGGACGTCGGCGGCCGCGGAGCAGTATTCGGAGTTCTTGGCGATGGCTGCAGCTGATCTGGCGAAGAAGGGCGTCAGCCACGACGGTGCTCAGGAAATGATAACTAAGAAGCGGAGGCGCGACGAGCAGTCGTCGATGCTTGGCGCGGCCGACGTTCTTGCGGCCCACGCGCTACAGCAGATCACGGACGTCGACAGCATCCTGCTCAAACAT GCGAGAAAGATGTGGACTACTTTGGCGGAGCAGAGGCAGAGCCAGACGAGGCTTATCGTCTCGGCCGTGGAGGCCAGGGCGGCGAAGCGGCTCAAGGCCAAGGACGAGGAGATTGAGCGGACCAGGACCATGAACTGGGCGCTCGAGGAGCGCCTTAGGAACCTCTTCATGGAGGCTCAGATGTGGCGCGACGTCGCGCAGTCCAACGAGGCCACGGCCAACGTGCTCCGCGGCGACCTTCAGCGGGCGCTCGACGCCCAGGCGGTCCGTGGCGGTCAGGAGAACGACGCCGAGTCGTGCTGCTGGGGGGAGAACCAGGTGCCCCTCTgcgcggaggaggaggtgggcacGCCGGTAGTGGATGAGCGTCACGCGACAGGAGCAGGAAGGTGCAAGGGGTGCCGCGAGGGCGcggctgttgtgctgctgctgccgTGCCGGCACCTCTGCGTGTGCGCGCCGTGCGCGGCCGCGGCGCAGGTGTGCCCGGTGTGCGGAAGCGCCAAGAATGGCAGCATCTGCGCCAACTTTTCGTGA